Within Chaetodon auriga isolate fChaAug3 chromosome 7, fChaAug3.hap1, whole genome shotgun sequence, the genomic segment CATCAATCTGTCAGCCTGCGTTTGCCTCAGTGACAATGAAAGGCAGactgactgtgtaaacagatggaTTTCTGGTTTCGGCTTTTTCCGACACAGAGAGTTTTACATGCTATCACCCCTGAATCTGAGCCGTCTGCCTTTCAAGGTTTTGGCAAAGACAAGCAGAGAAAGGTTTTAGAAAGCAGCATCAGAGAGCATCATTCTGGATAATGTGAAATGCTTCTTGCACTTTTGGACATTATCAGCGATGATCAATATGTGCCTGCATCTCTGCAGAGATGAATAAAGTAAAGGAATAACCCACTCACCCAGGATCttgactgtctgcctgtgtgacCTTTCACGAGCCAAAGCACAGGGGCCTTGCAGATCATTTTTGCTTTTCCACAACTTGCACCCAATGGAGCCATAGAGGAAGATAAGGCAGAGCATCGGGCAGAAAAAGTAGGTGGTGGACACCCACAGCATGATGTGCAGCTGCCCAGAGGTGATGGCGTAGCTGGTGTGCTTACACTGGCCGGTATTGTAGTCCGGGTGTGTCTCATTGTCATATTCCACCCCAACCAGGAAGAGTGTGGGAGCTGCAGAAGCCAGAGCAAAACCCCACAGGGCGAGGATGATGTACTGGACCCTGCGTCTGGTCACCACCACCTTGCTCCTGAGGGGGAAGCTGATGGCCAGGTAGCGCTCAATGCTCAGGGCCGTGATGTGAAGAATGGTGGCCGAGGTGCAGCCCTCAAAGATGTAGTGATAGAAGCGGCACACCGCCTCCCCAAAAAGCCAGGGCACATACTTCCACAGGCGGTAGAGGTCAAAGGGCAggcagaggaagatgatgaggtCAGACACAGCCATGCTAGACAGGTAGAGGTTGGTGGTGGTCTTCATGTCTTTGAAGTGCTGGATGATGAGGATGGTCATGGTGTTGCCTGTTACCCCTATGATGAAAATGAGGATGCAGATGACGGTGACAGGgatgagggtggaggtggggaaCAGGGAGCCCTCGTAGTGGTGGTCTTCTATGCTGTACTGGTCCATGGCCTCTGCTCCGCCAGCATGAAGGTCTACCTGGGGTCTGGTCCAGGGCATGCCAACCTTTACTAAATGCTGGCACAGTAAAGCCTGAAATCAAGACTCAACAAGTAGCTGGGGAGAGAAGAACCAGACCATGACCGACCAACCTCCACACGCTGCggacattttttattcattttaatcttGAAActtaaatataaatgtaaattcTGACAAAGATAAAGGCAAACTTCATCATTTACACAACATGTCTGCTAATTAATTTCCATACCACACAGAATGAAAAGCAGTGGATACCTtgaaaaatatattcaaatatgTGAAACATGAGATTGAAAAATAGCTTAAATACAAATCCTGAATCAGGCAAACTCACTAGAATGTTGTTTTAACTTCAACTCTGAGAGCAGAAATGATCTTTTCTGGTGACTTTACCTTTGAAATGAAGCTGGATCTTTCAACCTTGCAACTTTTTCTTCACCTTGGTCGTGTTGCTGTGTGTCGAtggcgagcagcagcagcggcagagaATCTCACGAAGTGGCAGAGCCGGTCCCTGATGCTCAATAACCAGTCGAGCTCTCTggtgagagacaaagaaaggagcacctcctcctcagtgcCCTGAGGAGTCAGGGAGCAACAGGGAGGTcgtctgctgtgtctgtctaaGTAATCTTCATAATCAAATGATGACGAGACTGATGACAGCAAAAGGGCGTAAGGTGGAGGGAATAAGATTTGAAGGAACTCCAACCACTGCTGCTCATCTGAGAGTAAATTCAGATTAAGGATCCTACTGATCTGGACGGATCATAAATACATCAGAA encodes:
- the mlnr gene encoding growth hormone secretagogue receptor type 1, which produces MPWTRPQVDLHAGGAEAMDQYSIEDHHYEGSLFPTSTLIPVTVICILIFIIGVTGNTMTILIIQHFKDMKTTTNLYLSSMAVSDLIIFLCLPFDLYRLWKYVPWLFGEAVCRFYHYIFEGCTSATILHITALSIERYLAISFPLRSKVVVTRRRVQYIILALWGFALASAAPTLFLVGVEYDNETHPDYNTGQCKHTSYAITSGQLHIMLWVSTTYFFCPMLCLIFLYGSIGCKLWKSKNDLQGPCALARERSHRQTVKILVVVVLAFIICWLPYHIGRNLFAQVDDYDTAMLSQNFNMASMVLCYLSASINPVVYNLMSRKYRAAAKRLFLLHQRPGQAHRGQRQLCVIDHISTLNESLTGV